From a single Xiphophorus maculatus strain JP 163 A chromosome 5, X_maculatus-5.0-male, whole genome shotgun sequence genomic region:
- the LOC111608729 gene encoding low-density lipoprotein receptor 1-like, whose translation MLKVLFVLGCLLCLTLAYSDDSASSREERSPGGPHFDRGHGPPHGKPGRPCIPEDVLQQILQILRTSTTTTTTTTATTTAAPTTAAPTTAAPTTTVAATT comes from the exons ATGCTGAAGGTACTATTTGTGCTGGGATGCCTCCTGTGTCTCACTCTGGCTTATTCC GATGACTCGGCATCCAGCCGGGAGGAGCGCTCACCTGGGGGCCCTCATTTTGATAGG ggCCATGGTCCTCCTCATGGTAAACCTGGCCGTCCTTGTATACCTGAGGATGTCCTTCAGCAGATTCTTCAGATTCTGCGCACCAgtaccaccaccaccaccaccactacTGCAACTACCACTGCAGCTCCTACCACTGCAGCTCCTACCACAGCAGCTCCTACCACCACGGTGGCAGCTACaacataa